A genomic segment from Bacillus cereus G9842 encodes:
- a CDS encoding response regulator — protein MIKVLLVDDHEMVRMGVSAYLSTQPDIEVVGEAENGKKGSELALQLRPDIILMDLVMDEMDGVEATRAIIQEWPEAKIVVVTSFLDDEKLYPVIEAGATSYLLKTSRASDIADAVRATYDGETVLEPKVTGKMMSRMRQKKEQPLHEELTERESEILLLIAEGKSNQEIADELFIALKTVKTHVSNILNKLNVSDRTQAVIYAFRHQLTK, from the coding sequence ATGATAAAAGTATTGCTTGTCGATGATCATGAAATGGTTCGTATGGGTGTATCGGCATATTTATCTACACAACCAGATATTGAAGTGGTCGGGGAAGCTGAAAATGGAAAAAAAGGATCAGAATTAGCACTGCAATTAAGACCGGATATTATTTTAATGGACCTTGTTATGGATGAGATGGATGGTGTCGAAGCAACACGTGCTATTATTCAAGAATGGCCAGAAGCAAAAATTGTAGTTGTAACAAGCTTTTTAGATGACGAAAAATTGTATCCTGTTATTGAGGCTGGGGCGACTAGTTATTTATTAAAAACATCAAGAGCAAGTGATATAGCGGACGCTGTACGAGCTACTTATGATGGAGAAACGGTATTAGAGCCGAAAGTTACCGGGAAAATGATGTCCCGTATGCGTCAAAAGAAAGAGCAACCTTTGCATGAGGAGTTAACAGAAAGAGAGTCTGAAATTTTGTTATTAATTGCAGAGGGGAAAAGTAATCAAGAGATTGCAGATGAATTGTTTATTGCCCTCAAAACAGTAAAGACACATGTGAGTAATATATTAAATAAACTAAATGTAAGTGACCGGACACAGGCGGTTATTTATGCATTTAGACATCAATTAACGAAATGA
- the gltP gene encoding glutamate/aspartate:proton symporter GltP, with product MKRIGLAWQILIGLALGIAVGAIFFGNPAVVSYLQPIGDIFIRLIKMIVVPIVVASIVVGVAGVGDVKKLGRLGGKTIIYFEIITTIAIIVGLLIANIFQPGKGVNMEQLTKTDISKYTHTTEQVQSHSFADTFVNIVPTNIMKSLADGDMLAIIFFSVLFGLGVAAIGERGRPVLQFFQGVADAMFYVTNQVMKFAPFGVFALIGVTVSTFGLASLIPLGKLLIVVYGAMIFFVVVVLGLTAKIFGINIFQFFKILKDELILAYSTASSETVLPKIMEKMEKFGCPKAITSFVIPTGYSFNLDGSTLYQAIAAIFLAQMYGIDLSITQQITLLLVLMVTSKGIAGVPGVSFVVLLATLGTVGIPPEGLAFIAGIDRILDMARTAVNVVGNSLAAVVMSKWEGQYDAEKGQAYLKEISEKGQAA from the coding sequence ATGAAAAGAATAGGACTTGCATGGCAAATATTAATAGGACTTGCACTTGGTATTGCAGTTGGGGCGATTTTCTTTGGCAATCCGGCTGTAGTGAGTTATTTACAACCAATTGGTGATATTTTCATCCGATTAATTAAAATGATCGTTGTACCGATTGTTGTAGCAAGTATTGTTGTTGGGGTTGCTGGTGTTGGCGATGTTAAAAAACTAGGTCGACTAGGCGGAAAAACAATTATTTACTTTGAAATTATTACAACAATTGCAATTATTGTTGGTCTATTAATAGCGAATATTTTCCAACCAGGAAAAGGCGTGAATATGGAGCAGTTAACAAAGACAGATATTTCAAAATATACACATACAACAGAGCAAGTACAAAGTCATTCATTTGCAGATACATTTGTAAATATTGTTCCAACGAACATTATGAAGTCATTAGCTGACGGAGATATGCTTGCTATTATATTCTTCTCTGTACTATTTGGTTTAGGTGTAGCAGCAATTGGTGAAAGAGGAAGACCAGTTCTTCAATTTTTCCAAGGTGTAGCTGACGCAATGTTTTATGTAACAAACCAAGTTATGAAATTTGCACCATTTGGTGTGTTTGCACTAATTGGTGTTACAGTTTCTACATTTGGTCTTGCTTCATTAATTCCATTAGGGAAATTACTAATTGTCGTATATGGAGCAATGATCTTCTTCGTCGTAGTTGTCTTAGGACTTACAGCGAAAATATTTGGAATTAACATTTTCCAATTCTTTAAGATTTTAAAAGACGAGCTGATCTTAGCGTATTCTACAGCAAGCTCAGAAACAGTTTTACCGAAAATCATGGAGAAAATGGAGAAATTCGGTTGTCCGAAAGCAATTACATCTTTCGTTATTCCGACAGGTTATTCATTTAACTTAGATGGATCAACTTTATATCAAGCAATTGCGGCGATTTTCTTGGCGCAAATGTACGGTATTGATTTATCTATTACACAACAAATTACATTATTACTTGTATTAATGGTTACCTCAAAAGGTATCGCAGGTGTACCGGGCGTATCATTCGTTGTATTATTAGCGACACTTGGTACAGTAGGTATTCCACCTGAAGGTTTAGCGTTCATTGCTGGTATTGACCGTATTTTAGATATGGCTCGTACAGCAGTTAACGTTGTAGGAAACTCTTTAGCAGCTGTAGTTATGTCTAAGTGGGAAGGTCAATATGACGCTGAAAAAGGACAAGCTTATTTAAAAGAGATTTCTGAAAAGGGTCAAGCTGCTTAA
- a CDS encoding Na+/H+ antiporter NhaC family protein, translating to MKETRGNGLALLPLGIFLALFIGSGIITGDFYKLPILVAISIAVGVALVMNRKESFNVKVERFAKGAGNPDIMIMVLIFVLAGAFSETAKGMGGVDSTVNLALTILPPGFIVAGIFVIGAFISLAMGTSMGTIAALAPIAVGISGQTDISIALTMATVVGGAMFGDNLSFISDTTIAAVRSQGTEMKDKFKTNFLIVLPAAIITIVLLVIVTSGSDTQVKAHSFDWIKILPYAGVLITALLGWNVLIVLTGGTVLSGVIGLIDGSYTLESFFKSVTTGMGGMMELVLLAILIGGMVELIQYNGGIQYLMNVLTRNIRSKKGAEFGIAGLVSMTNMCTANNTISIIFTGPLAKNIADQYEIDPRKSASVLDLFSCCVQGLIPYGAQMLTAAGFAALSPVELLPYAFYPILVGVCGIVSILIGFPRFSKVAEKKKYHKTA from the coding sequence TTGAAAGAAACGAGAGGAAATGGTTTAGCTTTATTACCACTTGGGATATTTTTGGCGCTATTTATTGGTTCTGGAATTATTACAGGTGATTTCTATAAATTGCCGATACTTGTAGCGATTTCAATTGCTGTAGGAGTTGCTTTAGTGATGAATCGTAAAGAAAGTTTTAATGTGAAAGTAGAGCGGTTCGCTAAAGGTGCAGGAAATCCAGATATTATGATTATGGTATTAATTTTTGTGCTTGCTGGTGCATTTTCTGAAACTGCTAAAGGAATGGGCGGGGTAGATTCAACTGTTAATTTAGCGTTAACTATTTTACCGCCAGGATTTATCGTAGCTGGAATCTTTGTTATTGGTGCATTTATTTCATTAGCTATGGGGACTTCAATGGGAACAATTGCAGCGTTAGCACCAATTGCTGTAGGTATTAGTGGTCAAACTGATATCTCAATTGCGCTTACGATGGCTACTGTTGTTGGCGGAGCGATGTTTGGTGATAATTTATCATTTATTTCAGATACAACAATCGCAGCTGTTCGTTCACAAGGAACAGAAATGAAAGATAAGTTTAAAACGAACTTTTTAATTGTATTACCAGCGGCTATTATTACAATTGTACTATTAGTAATAGTTACTTCAGGAAGTGATACGCAGGTTAAAGCGCATAGCTTTGATTGGATAAAGATTTTACCGTACGCAGGAGTACTTATTACAGCTCTACTTGGCTGGAATGTACTTATCGTATTAACTGGTGGAACTGTACTATCTGGTGTTATCGGTCTTATAGATGGAAGTTACACGTTAGAAAGTTTCTTTAAAAGTGTAACGACTGGAATGGGCGGTATGATGGAGTTAGTATTACTTGCTATATTAATTGGCGGTATGGTTGAATTAATCCAATATAATGGTGGTATTCAATATTTAATGAATGTATTAACACGTAATATTCGTTCGAAAAAAGGAGCGGAATTTGGTATTGCTGGTTTAGTGAGTATGACGAATATGTGTACAGCAAATAATACGATTTCGATTATTTTTACAGGCCCGCTTGCAAAAAATATTGCGGATCAATATGAAATAGATCCTCGTAAATCAGCGAGTGTATTAGATCTTTTCTCATGTTGTGTGCAAGGGTTGATCCCGTACGGTGCCCAAATGTTAACGGCAGCAGGATTTGCAGCGTTATCTCCGGTTGAATTGTTACCATATGCATTTTATCCAATTTTAGTTGGAGTATGTGGGATTGTTTCTATTTTAATTGGGTTTCCAAGGTTTTCGAAAGTAGCTGAGAAAAAAAAGTATCATAAAACAGCTTAA
- a CDS encoding PspA/IM30 family protein: MKQSLFGRVRDAILADFHNVLDEKERKNPIAMLNQYLRDSEREITKIEKLIERHKTLKSNFARELEQARYFVNKRSKQAIVAQEAGELQLHERALEEVAYYEGQVTRLEEMYAGVVEQIDELERRLSEMKNKLKEMHAKRMELMARENMAHANRRMNTAMHKMDENNPFLRFEEIEDHIRDLETRMNEGHERDTFDMKIAKLEREMKEKNDVSLTKELTK; the protein is encoded by the coding sequence ATGAAACAATCTTTATTCGGACGTGTACGCGATGCAATTTTAGCTGATTTTCATAACGTGTTAGATGAGAAGGAAAGAAAAAATCCAATTGCGATGTTAAACCAATATTTACGTGATAGTGAGCGTGAAATAACAAAAATTGAGAAGTTAATTGAGCGTCATAAAACATTAAAATCTAACTTCGCTCGTGAGCTTGAGCAAGCACGTTATTTCGTTAATAAAAGATCAAAGCAAGCTATCGTTGCTCAAGAAGCAGGCGAATTACAATTGCACGAACGTGCGTTAGAAGAGGTAGCTTATTATGAAGGGCAAGTAACTCGATTAGAAGAAATGTATGCAGGTGTTGTAGAGCAAATTGATGAGTTAGAGCGTCGTCTTTCTGAAATGAAAAATAAATTAAAAGAAATGCACGCAAAGCGTATGGAACTAATGGCACGTGAAAATATGGCACATGCAAATCGTCGGATGAATACTGCGATGCATAAAATGGATGAAAATAATCCGTTCTTACGATTTGAAGAAATTGAAGATCACATTCGTGACTTAGAAACTCGTATGAATGAAGGGCATGAGCGTGACACATTTGATATGAAAATTGCAAAACTTGAGCGTGAAATGAAAGAAAAGAATGATGTATCGTTAACGAAAGAGTTAACAAAATAA
- the liaF gene encoding cell wall-active antibiotics response protein LiaF yields MKKHFSKTQLMGMLLIIFGFGLFLDMILGHFEPGGLIFAFIMLMFGRHYRKKNRYVRGNVFLFVGGIVFLFFLFSSAAFVLVVFACLALIGYQLIQQGHQQKAMKVEIKEKGIIDEEKQIYRTEPYLKNMFVGNVRMMDHIYELEDINVQYGACDVEIDLTTAMIPEGETVIVIRGVVGNIRLYVPYDIELSLNHSVIVGRVLLPGHEETGFNRNVTFRTEQYKEAPRRIKIISSLVVGDTEVRKV; encoded by the coding sequence GTGAAGAAACATTTTTCAAAGACACAATTAATGGGGATGCTCCTCATCATATTTGGGTTCGGTCTTTTTCTTGATATGATACTTGGACATTTTGAACCAGGTGGTCTCATTTTTGCATTTATTATGCTTATGTTTGGAAGGCATTATCGTAAAAAGAATCGTTATGTACGGGGGAATGTATTTTTATTTGTTGGTGGTATCGTATTTTTATTTTTCTTATTTTCATCAGCAGCATTTGTTCTTGTCGTATTTGCTTGTTTAGCTTTAATTGGTTATCAATTGATTCAACAAGGACATCAGCAAAAAGCAATGAAGGTTGAAATTAAAGAAAAAGGGATTATAGACGAAGAGAAGCAAATATATCGTACAGAACCATATTTGAAAAATATGTTTGTAGGCAATGTACGAATGATGGATCATATTTATGAACTTGAGGATATTAATGTTCAATATGGTGCTTGTGATGTGGAAATAGATTTAACAACTGCTATGATTCCAGAAGGAGAAACAGTAATTGTTATTCGAGGTGTCGTTGGTAATATTCGTTTATATGTGCCATATGATATTGAACTTTCTTTAAATCACTCTGTTATTGTCGGCCGTGTGCTCTTGCCAGGTCATGAAGAGACAGGGTTTAACCGCAATGTTACATTTAGAACAGAGCAGTATAAAGAGGCTCCTCGTCGTATTAAAATTATTTCTTCGCTTGTCGTAGGCGACACGGAAGTGAGGAAAGTATAA
- a CDS encoding sensor histidine kinase, whose amino-acid sequence MKKQKNISWMYIRYSMLSSVSIALICTIVYVWKSEQQVYDLLWKESIASVPIGLFIMTTSLLIGGIVGYAIGYYIEQRIQGLNTFLFEVERGNFPSDVSFTADDEFHEVERKVIVLARRLEEQAGLFQKVTNERAHWNEEMRQEAISQERHRLARELHDSVSQQLFAMSMMMSAINEQITEFPDVTKKQLQLVENMVVNAQSEMRALLLHLRPVQLEGKKLTEGIEELLTELSRKQHMKIEWLIEPIELKKGVEDHLFRIVQEALSNTLRHAKAKKTEVRLRKIDQYAILKIIDDGVGFEVGVNKAGSYGLRSMQERVHEIGGTLKVLSFPAKGTQIEVKVPIMLERGGEV is encoded by the coding sequence ATGAAGAAACAAAAAAATATTTCGTGGATGTATATTCGTTATTCTATGTTGTCCTCTGTTAGTATCGCACTCATTTGTACAATTGTATATGTTTGGAAAAGCGAGCAACAAGTGTATGATTTATTATGGAAGGAATCCATCGCTTCTGTTCCAATTGGCTTGTTTATTATGACTACAAGTTTACTTATCGGGGGAATTGTAGGATATGCAATCGGTTACTATATAGAGCAGCGTATACAAGGATTAAATACTTTTCTATTTGAAGTAGAGCGAGGGAATTTTCCGAGTGATGTTTCGTTTACTGCGGATGATGAATTTCATGAAGTGGAGCGAAAAGTAATCGTTCTGGCTCGTCGATTAGAGGAGCAAGCTGGACTCTTTCAAAAAGTAACGAATGAACGAGCTCATTGGAATGAAGAGATGAGACAAGAAGCGATTTCTCAAGAAAGGCATCGCTTAGCAAGGGAGTTGCATGATTCAGTAAGTCAGCAGCTTTTCGCAATGTCGATGATGATGTCAGCGATTAATGAACAAATAACTGAATTTCCAGATGTGACAAAAAAACAATTACAACTTGTTGAAAATATGGTTGTAAATGCTCAATCAGAAATGAGAGCATTGCTCCTTCATTTACGTCCTGTACAATTGGAAGGTAAGAAACTGACAGAAGGTATAGAGGAATTATTAACGGAATTATCGCGAAAACAACATATGAAAATTGAATGGCTTATTGAGCCAATAGAATTAAAAAAAGGTGTAGAAGATCATTTATTCCGTATTGTGCAAGAAGCGCTATCAAATACGTTGCGACACGCGAAGGCAAAGAAAACAGAAGTGCGCCTTCGAAAAATTGATCAATATGCGATTTTAAAAATCATTGATGACGGTGTTGGGTTTGAAGTAGGCGTTAATAAAGCCGGTTCCTATGGCTTAAGATCGATGCAAGAGCGTGTTCATGAAATTGGTGGGACACTCAAGGTACTGAGTTTCCCGGCCAAAGGTACACAAATAGAAGTGAAAGTACCGATTATGCTTGAGAGAGGGGGAGAAGTATGA
- a CDS encoding DUF3922 domain-containing protein: MFLLTLINVSVIIKLLTVHTKGRMYMLVQTIFGMDKSKKLGDYVNALQALCEQYNVETDKIAIIEATEEYYLFLVKQEDCYDVVKVETVDTNIEYYTKAYKISSFNHTAYQM; this comes from the coding sequence ATCTTTTTATTGACGCTAATAAATGTAAGCGTTATCATTAAGTTGTTAACAGTACATACAAAGGGGAGAATGTATATGTTAGTTCAAACTATATTCGGAATGGATAAGTCTAAAAAATTAGGGGATTATGTGAACGCATTACAAGCGCTTTGTGAACAATATAATGTTGAAACAGATAAAATTGCGATTATTGAGGCAACAGAGGAATACTATTTATTTTTAGTAAAGCAAGAAGACTGCTATGATGTTGTTAAGGTAGAAACAGTTGATACGAATATTGAATATTATACGAAAGCGTATAAAATAAGTAGTTTTAATCATACTGCTTATCAAATGTAA
- a CDS encoding lmo0954 family membrane protein yields the protein MKQFLAFIAAGILALIALGSLAGIVGFAIGAGVVYWSYKSFVRAKSFFGKLAWGIVGLIGLSIALSHSPALIGIAALVVLYYGYREWKKEKDVVVESAPESSTPYSNFEDEWNKLMKN from the coding sequence ATGAAACAATTTCTAGCGTTTATCGCAGCCGGTATTTTGGCTTTAATTGCTCTTGGTAGTCTTGCTGGTATTGTAGGATTCGCAATCGGAGCAGGAGTTGTATATTGGAGCTATAAATCATTTGTGCGAGCTAAATCATTTTTTGGAAAGTTAGCTTGGGGTATTGTTGGTTTAATCGGTTTATCCATTGCACTTTCTCATTCACCAGCATTAATCGGTATCGCTGCTTTAGTGGTTTTATACTACGGATACCGTGAGTGGAAAAAAGAAAAAGATGTAGTTGTTGAATCTGCTCCAGAAAGTTCTACACCATATAGCAACTTTGAAGATGAGTGGAACAAATTAATGAAAAACTAA
- a CDS encoding DUF402 domain-containing protein, which produces MKRKYGDGASWKRLIEKSYTVKQVEEGMLGILDIKKVREPSCKEYDGKEICIASDGYTWVQYFINGKNFAITAMLDDRHNLVQYYIDVTKEYEIDDRGLPYFDDLYLDVVLLPSGKVYILDEEELEDAYKSGDVTKEEYELAWYTTKWILAAIKNSEFYWISILEEEIEKLK; this is translated from the coding sequence ATGAAACGTAAATATGGTGACGGTGCTTCGTGGAAGAGACTAATAGAAAAGAGTTATACGGTTAAGCAAGTGGAAGAGGGAATGCTCGGAATACTGGATATAAAAAAAGTGAGAGAGCCTAGTTGTAAAGAATATGATGGTAAAGAAATTTGTATTGCAAGTGATGGGTATACGTGGGTTCAATATTTCATTAATGGAAAGAACTTTGCGATTACAGCTATGTTAGATGATAGGCACAATTTAGTGCAATATTATATTGATGTGACGAAAGAATATGAAATAGACGATCGTGGTTTACCGTATTTTGATGATTTATATTTAGATGTAGTATTATTACCCAGCGGTAAGGTGTATATATTAGATGAAGAAGAGCTAGAGGATGCTTATAAAAGTGGCGATGTCACGAAGGAAGAGTATGAGTTAGCTTGGTACACTACGAAATGGATATTAGCAGCAATAAAAAATAGTGAATTTTATTGGATTTCAATATTGGAAGAAGAAATCGAAAAGTTAAAATGA